CGTCTGCGTTTGGAAGACGGCCCGGGCGGCAGGGGAGTGCGAGCATCCCATGTGGATGTGGATACCACGCTTGGCCCGCCCATTGCGGAACAACGCCCCGTTGATGCGGGCAGGGCTGCCGCGCCCCGTTCCGGCTCCAATGTG
The Paucidesulfovibrio gracilis DSM 16080 DNA segment above includes these coding regions:
- a CDS encoding flagellar basal body protein, with product MTQESIQALSALGKAVEVTSGNLANVNTPEYQARRLRLEDGPGGRGVRASHVDVDTTLGPPIAEQRPVDAGRAAAPRSGSNV